In Miscanthus floridulus cultivar M001 chromosome 8, ASM1932011v1, whole genome shotgun sequence, the sequence TTAGCAGGGAAACCATACCCGACTAGAGCCCAGGTGGCCGTGGAGGTGGTGGTCTCTGGTGGGCTAGACGGCGGCGCGATGCCCGAGTGGTGGCCCCGCAGCAAGGTGAGGTCCGTGCCATTCGCTCACTACGAACGGGAACAGAGCAGCCACGGGCGTCCatccggacgtccggacgctagtacGTCCTCCCGATAAATAAAAGACATAGATTCGTATGGGAAAGTTTTTTTTGTCTGTTTGCCTTTGCCAATATTTCCAAACTTTAAACTAATTTATGTTTCCAACTTCACTTTTTACAAGTCTTCAAACGGTGGTAAGGAGGGGTTTTTACACGAGGCTTAGGTCATGGACTCAAATTATCAAGAATGCACATAAGCAAGTTTGTAGCCATTTGTGATTTAGGATCGGTTTTGATCGATCCTAAAAATGTTTTTCTGAGTAGAGTgtcagcagcagccagcagctaaAAAAATCTTGGTCATGTGTATGCCCATCATGTCATATAGTTGGAGGATTACTTTGAACATTAGATTCTAGTATAATCTATTATAACAAATTACTACTACCCAACATCTTAATAAAAGAGGGCATGTAAAAATATGAATCTATTGATAAATCTTTTGAGCACTAAACATGCATATATGTTAATAATCATAGTTTAaacacatattaattaagctaatatggttgtatatggattatatttgtatattagtGTTGGATATACGAGAGATatacttatgtgttgcatttctaccATAGAGGAGCGAATTGAAGAGTGTGTTATAAGTTGCGAAGTAGAAACAAAGaatggtgatctatagaatcaatttccatcttGCACACTATGAATCTGAGATAGGcttacatgtgaactttgaaaagtGGTAGAATGTCAAATTCGCAGCCAAATAGcttaatttattaagtagattttaattcctctaaatgaaaggatccaaacagcaccacagagaaaaaaaaaatagattcCTCCTTTAGACGAAATATGTTTAATTGGCTTTATTATTCCTCCTTTGGGCAAACAACAAAGAATCAAATAATATCTCAATCCAAGTATAACGACTTCAGTACTACTACTCCACAACGATCTGTTCCTGCATGATCTCAGTGGTGGTCTTGTTGATGAGCTCCCACGCGCTCCGGACGTGCCTCTCCTCCTGCAGCGACGAACCCACGGCGAACCGCAGCACAAACCTGTCGCCGACCACCGTGTGTGCCAAGTACGCCTTCCCGGTCCTGTTGAGGCGCTCCATGAGCTCACGGTTGGCCTCGTCGGCGTCCTCCTCCGTCATGCCGCCGCCATGGGGCTTGATCCTGAAGCACACGAGCGCGAAGTTCCTGGGAACCACGACTTCGAACCGGTCGTCAGCGCGCACGGCATCCTCGAACATCTTGGCCATGGCGACATCGCTCCGGATGTGCTCCTGGAGCTTGGCGGAGCCGTAGGTGCGCATAACCATCCAGAGCTTCAGCCCCCGGAAACGGCGGCCGACGCCGACCTGCATGTCCTTGAGGTCGGTGACGTTGCCGGACTCGCTGGCGTCGTTCTTGAGGTACTCCGGGTTGGTCTCCAGCGAGTCGGTGAGGCGGTGCGTGTCGCGCACCCACAGGCACGTGCAGTCCAGGCAGGTGAGCAACCACTTGTGCGGGCTCATGCTGATGGAGTCGACGCGCTCCACGCCGTCGAGGTGGTGCCGGAACTCCGGGCAGATGCACGCgctcccggcgtaggcggcgtcaATGTGCACCCACGCATTGAACACGGCGGCGACGTCGGCAATGGCTCCCACCGGATCGACGGCGTTGGACGACGTGGTGCCGACCGTGGCGCAGACGTAGGTCGGCACGAGGCCGGCGTCGACGTCGGCCTGCATGACCTCGAGCAGCCTCGCCGGGTCGAGGGCGTAGTCCGTCTCCGGGCCGGTGGGGATGGACCGGATGTTGGCCGGGTCGAAGCCGGCGAGGCGGCACGCCTTGAAGAAGGTGGAGtgcgtctggtcggcggcgtacaCGGCCAAGCGCGGCAGGCCGGACACGCCCTGGGAGCCACTCCGGCGGAGGGCAGCGTCACGCGCGGCGACGAGGGTGACGAGCATGGCCTCGCTGGTGGTTCCCAGGATGACGCCGCCACCGGTGCCGCGCCCAGCAGCGCCGGTGTGGTTCATGAAGCTGGGCGGCAGGCGCAGGAGCTGCGCGAGCCAGTCGAGCGCGAGGACCTCCATCTCGGTGGCGGCGGGCGCGGCCTGCCACGTGAAGCCGACGGTGTTCATGGCGGAGGCGATGAGGTcgccggcgatggcggcggcgctgTTGGTGGACGGGAAGAAGGCGAAGAAGTTGGGGCTGGCCCAGTGGGTCATCCCCGGGACGACGGAGGCCCTGAGCTCCTTCATGGTGACGTCGAACGGGGCGGAGGATGTTGGCGGCGCGGACCGCAGCTCGTTCCGCAGGTACCCCGGCTTGACGTCGGGCAGCACGGGTAGGTACTCGACGGACTTGTAGTAGTCGGAGATGAAGTCGACGGCCTTGTGGAGGTAGGAGCGGACGTCGTCGGCGTTGAGCGGCTGGAAGCCTCTGGCGTCGTCGCCGAAGGCGGAGAAGGCGGTAGGGTTGGTGTCCAAGCTGCCCATTCTTGTTAGGATCTTTGTTAGCGGAGTAGCTAGCAGAGTTTACTAAAGATCGAGCAAGCAGTGGTCGGTCAGTGGACGAAATGAAGAATTCGAAGCTGATCGAGGCAGGCGATCGAGCTCTGAACTCGTTAGCTAGCTAGGGCTGGTTACTTTGGTGAGGAGAAGCTGGAGAGCTAGGGTTTCGCTATATATAGGGGAGGGAAGTCAAGCGTGAAGCGGCGTGGCGAAGCAGGCGTTGCACAGGTCGTGGACGTGGATTTCGGAGGTAGGTGAGGACGAAGCTGCAGATGAAGCGAGTCGACTTCGTCAATCGTCAGCGCGAACGAAGGCCGGGAGTTAAGCTCAGGCGGTCTCAAGTCATCCGTACGACAAGCCTATAGCATGAATGaagcatgtgcaaaaactacacAATATATAATATTTAATTAACAATTTAAATATCTTTGGGGGACGTCAATGCAAGCTGCTGAATTGACCCATCGTCTGCAGTCATGTAGTGTACTGTATTCACAGCCACAAACGTCCACAACTCAAGTAAATTAAACATTCTGATTcaaaatatactccctccatactaaaaaattgAAGTCATTTGGAAAAAGACATGGATTAAAtattgagaatataaatcatgaatgactttgttgttgagtttggaaatgtgaaaaccatatgtatagatttgtcttgaaaaatactttcacaaaaaattacatatatcactttttgataaatatctttataaaaataagtagtcaaagttatgctttgaagaccgtgtcgctgtccaaaacgacttcattttttagtatggTGGGAGTACTTCATTTCATTATATATAGGTCATGGTTCATATAACTTGGTATAGTCGAATTTAATTTATCATTCGGTAATACACTAGTACATGAATGTTTTTATAGATGGTCGAAAACAATCTTTAGAGAGAGTTAGCAAAACCGTTACTATTCCATCGAATATAAAAATAATTTACTTTCTGAGACGGTTTTAAAACTGTCCCTATAAATTGATTTTCAGGGATGGCTATTTTTTAAGAGAACCGCCCTTAAAAATTCATTTTTAGGGTTCATTGACTTAAGTCAACCATCTCTAAAAATAATTCTAgacctttttaaaaaaaacatttgtAAAAATAAGGAAAAAATTAATGTGGCCCGAAGCCCAGTGAACCAACCCCGCACACATAAGTTTTAATTCTGAACAAGTGTAGCCACCAAGATCCAAACCCAGAACCTCCCACCTAGCATGTTCGGTCCCCTACCACCACACCACACAGTTATTTGTAACCAATATAACTCGTGAACAATCTAAAATGAGAAAACTTTTAACTACAAATTTTTGTATCTTCTCGAGCACTACAATTTTGATAGAGGACAtatctccatccaaggtcatatgaaaaatttaaaatttaaaattcaaaaactGAGCCCCTAaacgatctcaaataaaaaattcATCATCTACAAAGATTTAGATCTTGTCAAGccctataattttgatataaattttgtCTTTATTTGACATTATTTGAAAAGGTTGtgaatttatttgtgttgcatcTATTTTGAAGAGCGGTTGACTTAGTCATCTGCCTTTAAACATTGATTTCTACGGCGGCTGGCTTAATTCAACCGTCCCTAAAAATGACCTATTTTTAGAGGCAGTTGAAATAAGCAACCGTCCATGaaaattatattttcaagaatGGTTCACTTAAAAAACCATCCTTGAAAATAGATATATTTTCTGTGACAACTTCCTTAACAAAAACCACCCCTAAAAATGTATTTTCACGGATGGTTTATAAGCTACAGTGCTCTCAGAGCCGGTTAAAACAATTTGCTAAGTAAACCGTTCTTCAAAGAAATAGGAGACACCTGtaaaaaaatcatttctgtacTAGTAATACATTATCTGTATCCACAAAATCCTTTGCTAACCATAAGAGAGAACAGTACTTTCAAATGTGATTTGCTACAGTACTTTCAAATGTGATTTGCTACTAGTAATACATTTTCTGTCGCTCACAACTTCTAACAAAACAACGAAGTCTTAACAGACCACGTCAGGTGCGTGCAATCGATCGAAATTCTATTAGTTTGTTGGGATGATCTAGCATGAACACTTTGCTGTTTGCACCCGCCGTGCACCATAGCTAGTCTCGGCACGCTTTTCGTATGAGAAAGCGTTTTTTGTCTGTTTGCTATATATTTCCAAACCTTAAATCACTTTGCTGCGTTTCCAACTTCACTTTTACCAGTCCTCGAAAGGGTTAGAAAAAACAAGGTTTGCTGGATGCTGATGCTGACCACTTTATGCATCAGCTAGTCATCTAGCTACCAATTCAAGTAATCAAGTCAAAAGTTGTGTGGTTAAGAATCTAGTCGTCGAGCAGCAATATAATCCACATTAGCCGGCTGCTTGGCAGCACATTTAACTGAATGCAGGACGCCCGGACAGTACCGTAACTGAACACGTACCAACACAGGTAACAACGGTCTTCGTATGTTCATGATTCATCAGATCAATTCAACCGCTGACTGTGTACTCTTGATCAACAGCGAAATTTCTCACcgacaaaaaaaaatcatttttttactatagctagctagctgcaAGAAATACAAGGTCGGCAAGGCTGGTAGGTAGGTAGCTTAGCAACAAAAGGTGCACGCGTGATGGAGCCGAAGCATTTTGGAGGAGACACGAGCCGTTTTTCAATGAAAAAGGAAGCCACAGACATTTTGGACGagcctccggctccggctccggctcctctggaTGAGTcctctaaacaaggccttaaattCATGGCTCACGATTCTTCCTGTTAACCTTTTTAATGTGACGAAGATATGTTCCTAAGATAACACTTCTCTATATTAAGAAAGTTTGCCAGACACATGATTATGTTTCTTCTTTTTTATAAACAAAGCACATGTTTGCGTTTCTCCACACTAAAAAACTACAAAACAACAAGTGTGCCAAAAAAACCAAATAAATCGTGTTATCATAAGACCTCTACACATATATACCATGTTTAAAAAACTTATAATTCAGGAAGAGACATATTGGAACCATAGTCATGCCATGTTAGTTACTATGCAAGTATGCATATctatctatctctctctctctctccatatcAAATACTGACGTTGGGAAGATCATGTACCAAGTTGCACCCCTCGTGATTAATTTATGTGTGAGATCCGTGATGTTGATCACAATTTACATCAATATGAAAGTTGGATCTAATAGGATATGGTAGTTAAACCTAATAGGAAGATATTTTTGCCTATTTTtctaaataaaaatatataagaTATGTTTATTTCTACTATTTACCTTCTATAATATAGGGGCGAACCTGGGTCTAAAGCCACTAGGGCCATATATATTT encodes:
- the LOC136472332 gene encoding tryptophan decarboxylase 1, which translates into the protein MGSLDTNPTAFSAFGDDARGFQPLNADDVRSYLHKAVDFISDYYKSVEYLPVLPDVKPGYLRNELRSAPPTSSAPFDVTMKELRASVVPGMTHWASPNFFAFFPSTNSAAAIAGDLIASAMNTVGFTWQAAPAATEMEVLALDWLAQLLRLPPSFMNHTGAAGRGTGGGVILGTTSEAMLVTLVAARDAALRRSGSQGVSGLPRLAVYAADQTHSTFFKACRLAGFDPANIRSIPTGPETDYALDPARLLEVMQADVDAGLVPTYVCATVGTTSSNAVDPVGAIADVAAVFNAWVHIDAAYAGSACICPEFRHHLDGVERVDSISMSPHKWLLTCLDCTCLWVRDTHRLTDSLETNPEYLKNDASESGNVTDLKDMQVGVGRRFRGLKLWMVMRTYGSAKLQEHIRSDVAMAKMFEDAVRADDRFEVVVPRNFALVCFRIKPHGGGMTEEDADEANRELMERLNRTGKAYLAHTVVGDRFVLRFAVGSSLQEERHVRSAWELINKTTTEIMQEQIVVE